A single genomic interval of Zobellia nedashkovskayae harbors:
- a CDS encoding VCBS repeat-containing protein: protein MPIQKQQLQRKNILPVHFKYTHICLSLVLIIFTACGDKQGSLFTNPPASETGITFKNTLTETNDLNILDYLYFYNGGGVAIGDIDNDGLPDIFFSGNQVKNKLYRNKGNLQFEDISKTAGIEGNSTWNTGSVMGDVNGDGLLDIYVCAVVGINGFNGYNELFLNNGDGSFTESATKYGLDFDSYSSNAAFLDFDMDGDLDMYLLNHAVHTQESFGKADLRLKRNYQTGDKLLRNDGDKFTDVSEAAGIYGGVNGYGLGLAVSDFNQDGYPDIYVGNDFHEDDYYYLNNGDGTFTESSKQFFGHTSRFSMGNDVADINHDGWPDLISLDMLPQDENVLKSSEGDDNVQTQRLRTERYGYGYQFTRNMLNINQQISTYLETALMSGVAATDWSWSALFGDYDQDGEQDLFISNGIPKRPNDLDFINFVSSEQIQNKMNNTKLMDQQALDKMPTGNIHNYVFKGSDVLIFKDQSGQWMSKDTLVSGATAMGDLDNDGDLDLVTNNLNGTASLYINKTDSKSNYLKLKIQYKNKNTFGLGTKAFSYAKGKLQYKELYTVRGFQASSEPIIHFGYGEITQVDSIKVVWPDGSYQTLRDVATNQTVIVKPENTAKFDYTSLLPHQKPIFEKTENNLGINFSHVEDNYTDFNRQKLIPYQISDRGPATAIGDLNGDGKDDIFFGGSKYIPSQIYIQNDSAFVPFHIAQITKDSIKEDVSAVISDFNSDGKNDLVIGAGGGDFYNKMAALLDSYYIQSNNGFDTATLPESFQNTSVLAPYDFDGDGDLDLFVGGQAISNDFGKVPESVLLINDNGTFTNKNEKSLTSLGMVTDAIWTDFDNDGTKDLIVIGEWMSPTFFKNTKGKLSKVNMIQKDLNGLWQSIVPFDIDNDGDTDYLLGNWGTNTKFKASAEHPMKMYYGDFDKNRQTETITTIEKEGKYYPIEGLDGLSSQLVFLKKKFNTYASFAGSSIEQILDKDVLEKAEILEVQELRSGYLKNENGDFSFVPFQNELQVSPIMTMLSYDFDGDGKEEVLTAGNYFGVKPYHGRFDSFGGALVKGENNVILSAQIGLDLSQKSVRHLNILDLKGEKYLLVTLNNASAQVYLLKRK, encoded by the coding sequence ATGCCCATACAAAAGCAACAACTTCAAAGAAAAAATATACTACCTGTGCATTTTAAATACACCCATATTTGTCTTTCCCTTGTGCTTATAATCTTTACCGCTTGCGGTGATAAGCAAGGCTCACTTTTTACCAATCCTCCTGCTTCAGAAACAGGTATCACGTTTAAGAATACCCTTACTGAAACCAATGACCTAAATATTTTAGACTACCTCTATTTCTATAATGGCGGTGGTGTGGCTATTGGAGATATAGATAATGATGGGCTACCTGATATTTTCTTTTCTGGTAATCAAGTGAAGAACAAATTGTACCGCAACAAAGGTAACCTTCAATTTGAAGATATTAGCAAGACTGCTGGCATTGAAGGCAACAGTACATGGAATACAGGCTCAGTCATGGGCGACGTAAACGGAGACGGGCTTTTGGATATCTATGTTTGTGCCGTAGTGGGCATTAACGGTTTTAACGGTTATAACGAACTGTTTTTGAACAATGGTGATGGATCATTTACCGAAAGTGCAACCAAATACGGACTTGATTTTGATTCGTACAGTTCTAATGCGGCATTTCTGGATTTTGATATGGATGGGGATTTAGATATGTACCTCCTGAACCATGCCGTGCACACCCAAGAATCTTTTGGAAAAGCAGACTTACGCCTGAAACGCAACTATCAAACAGGAGACAAACTACTTCGTAACGATGGAGACAAGTTTACGGATGTAAGCGAGGCCGCAGGCATTTACGGAGGTGTGAATGGATACGGATTAGGATTGGCAGTTTCCGATTTTAACCAAGACGGTTATCCTGATATTTACGTAGGTAATGATTTTCATGAAGATGATTATTATTATCTAAATAATGGCGACGGTACTTTCACCGAGAGCTCAAAGCAGTTTTTTGGTCATACCTCCCGCTTTTCCATGGGTAATGATGTTGCGGACATTAACCATGACGGTTGGCCAGATTTGATTTCTTTAGATATGCTACCGCAGGATGAAAACGTACTAAAATCCTCTGAAGGGGATGATAATGTGCAAACCCAAAGATTACGCACAGAACGGTATGGCTACGGATATCAGTTTACTAGAAACATGCTGAACATTAATCAGCAAATCAGCACTTATCTAGAAACGGCACTTATGAGCGGTGTAGCTGCTACAGATTGGAGCTGGAGCGCTCTTTTTGGCGATTATGACCAAGATGGCGAACAAGACTTGTTCATATCTAACGGTATACCTAAAAGGCCTAACGACCTTGATTTTATCAATTTTGTGAGTAGTGAGCAGATTCAAAATAAGATGAACAACACCAAGCTTATGGATCAGCAAGCTTTAGACAAAATGCCGACTGGAAATATCCATAATTACGTTTTTAAAGGTTCTGACGTTTTGATTTTTAAAGACCAATCTGGCCAATGGATGTCAAAAGACACCTTAGTTTCTGGAGCTACGGCCATGGGCGACCTTGATAATGATGGGGACTTAGATTTGGTAACAAACAACCTTAATGGTACCGCTTCACTCTACATCAACAAAACAGATAGTAAATCAAACTATCTCAAATTAAAAATTCAATACAAAAATAAAAACACATTTGGCTTAGGAACCAAGGCCTTCTCCTATGCAAAAGGCAAATTACAATATAAAGAACTGTATACGGTTAGAGGTTTTCAGGCTTCTTCGGAACCAATAATTCATTTTGGATATGGAGAAATAACTCAAGTAGACTCCATAAAAGTGGTTTGGCCCGATGGCTCTTATCAGACACTTAGAGATGTCGCTACTAACCAAACGGTGATTGTAAAGCCAGAGAATACAGCAAAGTTTGACTATACTAGTTTGCTGCCCCATCAAAAACCAATATTTGAAAAGACCGAAAACAATTTAGGGATTAATTTTAGTCACGTTGAGGATAATTACACGGATTTCAATCGTCAAAAACTTATTCCTTATCAGATATCAGACCGCGGGCCTGCCACTGCCATCGGTGATTTAAATGGAGACGGTAAGGACGATATTTTCTTTGGAGGGTCAAAATACATTCCTTCACAAATCTATATACAAAATGATTCTGCATTCGTACCATTTCATATTGCTCAAATAACTAAAGATTCTATAAAGGAAGACGTATCAGCAGTAATTTCGGATTTTAACTCGGATGGGAAAAATGACTTAGTTATTGGTGCAGGTGGAGGTGATTTTTATAATAAAATGGCAGCCTTACTAGACTCGTATTATATACAAAGCAATAATGGATTTGACACAGCTACCCTACCAGAAAGCTTTCAAAACACATCCGTTTTAGCTCCCTATGATTTTGATGGAGATGGAGACCTTGATTTGTTCGTTGGCGGTCAAGCTATTTCAAATGACTTCGGAAAAGTCCCTGAATCAGTTTTACTCATAAACGACAACGGTACTTTTACAAATAAAAACGAGAAATCGCTTACCAGTTTAGGTATGGTCACCGATGCCATTTGGACCGATTTCGATAATGACGGCACAAAAGACCTCATCGTGATTGGTGAATGGATGTCACCCACTTTTTTCAAGAATACTAAAGGCAAACTGAGCAAGGTTAATATGATACAAAAAGACCTAAACGGACTCTGGCAAAGCATAGTTCCTTTTGATATAGATAATGATGGGGATACAGATTACTTACTGGGTAATTGGGGCACAAATACCAAGTTTAAAGCATCTGCGGAACATCCTATGAAAATGTACTACGGCGATTTTGATAAAAACAGACAAACCGAGACTATAACTACTATTGAGAAAGAAGGTAAATACTATCCAATAGAAGGCTTGGATGGACTTTCATCTCAACTGGTTTTTCTTAAAAAGAAGTTCAACACTTATGCTTCTTTCGCTGGTTCCTCAATAGAACAAATACTAGACAAGGATGTCTTAGAAAAAGCGGAAATTCTAGAAGTTCAGGAATTGCGTTCGGGATATTTAAAAAATGAAAACGGTGATTTTAGTTTTGTGCCTTTTCAAAACGAACTGCAAGTTTCACCCATTATGACTATGCTCTCTTATGATTTTGATGGTGACGGAAAAGAAGAGGTTCTGACTGCTGGAAACTATTTTGGTGTTAAACCTTATCACGGGAGGTTCGATTCTTTTGGAGGAGCCTTGGTTAAAGGTGAAAATAATGTAATTTTAAGCGCTCAAATAGGTCTAGACCTTAGCCAAAAATCAGTCAGACATTTAAATATTCTTGACCTAAAAGGAGAAAAATACCTCTTGGTAACTTTAAATAATGCCAGTGCACAGGTCTACCTACTGAAAAGAAAATAG
- a CDS encoding VCBS repeat-containing protein, producing the protein MQSITNKDFNGSVWAFVFMIALMVSCNSENKEETPETPKKETLFSMLSADETGIDFINSVKNEKNFNIFKYRNFYNGGGVAIGDINNDGLADIYLSANMGPNKLYLNKGNFKFEDISKKAGVVGNKPWSTGVVMADINADGFLDIYVSNAGNMEGNNHDNDLYINNGDLTFTEKAKEFNLAETGFSTHASFFDYDKDGDLDAYILNNSNIPVSSLGYAEQRSVRAQDWEGVPHIFRGVGDMLLRNDNGKFTDVSEKAGIYGSLIGFGLGVMVSDINGDLWPDIYVSNDFYERDYLYINQKDGTFKEEIKEWTSHLSLSAMGIDMADINNDGNADIFITDMLPEGDQRVKSVMEFEGYNIFRLKQSKDFYQQYIQNTLQLNNGNGSFSEIAYHSGVAKTDWSWAGLLFDMDNDGLRDIYITNGVNHDLTDLDFVDFFANEIIQKMALTGKKESIDSIINKMPIAPQPNYAYRNNGDITFDNAAVDWGFEIPSLSNGAAYGDLDNDGDLDLVVNNVNMQSFIYKNRTNELTDNHYIKLKFEGQGQNPFAVGASIKMYYKDQIVLQELIPSRGFQSSVDYVMDIGLGETTTVDSLRVIWPDDYTQKLENVSADQLLILKRSDAIEKYVPQKQSNKKTLLTEITSQKLASHKEDTYQDFDYEGLISKLISQEGPALAVGDINGDGNEDIFLGGADGQAGILYTHSGNGKLTKKPLNFDIDFEDTAAAFFDSDGDGDQDLVVGTGGNQINQENTYKPRLYLNDGKGNFSKSEEELPSAFKNISVISPYDFDQDGDIDLFVGSRSVVGTYGVDPDHLFLENQGSGKFINATERLAYDLKDAGMITDAVWADIDGDDRKDLLTVSEWGRPDIYRNSGRRLSRLPSTLDSLYGWWNTVEAVDLDNDGDMDLVLGNQGTNVPYEADKEHPMKLWINDYDNNGTLEQITTRGFDGKDYPIHQKKELTGQIVSLKKQSLKASEYAKKTINELFPKEIFDRSIVKVANTMSSVIAINEGGGKFTIKKLPARVQLSCVCGISCADVNKDGNLDLIMAGNNFEFKPQYSRLDGSYGNVLLGDGNLNFKWQDYNTSGFFIKNEVKHLKQFKDKNGKIYLIAAINNSAPKIYAID; encoded by the coding sequence ATGCAATCAATAACCAACAAGGATTTTAATGGCTCCGTTTGGGCGTTTGTTTTTATGATAGCCCTTATGGTTTCATGCAACTCTGAAAATAAGGAAGAAACTCCTGAAACCCCAAAAAAAGAAACTCTTTTCAGTATGCTTTCTGCAGATGAAACGGGTATTGATTTTATCAATTCTGTTAAGAATGAAAAGAATTTCAACATTTTTAAATACCGTAATTTTTACAACGGAGGAGGCGTAGCCATTGGAGACATTAATAATGATGGCTTGGCAGACATTTACCTTTCGGCCAATATGGGCCCAAATAAACTCTACCTGAATAAAGGCAATTTTAAATTTGAGGATATTTCTAAAAAAGCGGGCGTTGTAGGTAACAAACCGTGGTCTACAGGAGTAGTAATGGCTGATATTAATGCTGACGGATTTTTAGATATCTACGTAAGTAATGCCGGAAACATGGAAGGCAACAACCATGATAACGACCTTTATATAAATAACGGAGACCTCACTTTTACTGAAAAAGCAAAGGAATTCAATCTTGCAGAAACAGGTTTTTCAACACACGCTTCCTTTTTTGATTATGATAAAGATGGAGATTTAGATGCCTACATCTTGAATAATAGTAATATTCCTGTTAGTAGTTTGGGCTATGCGGAGCAACGCAGCGTTCGTGCACAAGATTGGGAAGGCGTGCCTCATATTTTTAGAGGAGTAGGCGATATGCTTTTACGTAATGACAACGGTAAATTTACTGACGTAAGCGAAAAGGCAGGTATTTATGGTAGCCTAATAGGATTTGGGCTTGGTGTTATGGTAAGTGATATTAACGGAGATCTTTGGCCGGATATCTACGTTTCCAACGATTTTTATGAGCGGGATTACCTCTACATCAATCAAAAGGATGGCACTTTTAAAGAAGAAATAAAAGAGTGGACCTCTCATTTATCCCTCTCTGCAATGGGTATAGATATGGCAGACATTAACAATGATGGTAATGCAGATATCTTTATTACCGATATGCTCCCAGAGGGAGACCAACGCGTAAAATCTGTTATGGAGTTTGAAGGCTACAATATTTTCAGGTTAAAACAGAGTAAAGATTTTTATCAGCAGTACATTCAAAACACCTTGCAATTAAACAATGGAAACGGTTCTTTTTCTGAAATCGCCTATCATAGCGGCGTGGCAAAAACGGACTGGAGTTGGGCAGGACTTCTTTTTGACATGGATAATGACGGACTTCGCGATATTTATATCACTAATGGTGTAAACCATGACCTTACCGACCTTGATTTCGTAGATTTCTTTGCTAATGAGATTATCCAAAAAATGGCTTTAACCGGTAAAAAAGAATCCATAGATTCTATTATCAATAAAATGCCAATTGCTCCGCAACCAAACTATGCCTATCGCAACAACGGCGATATTACTTTTGATAATGCCGCCGTTGACTGGGGTTTTGAAATACCCAGCCTATCTAACGGTGCGGCTTATGGCGACCTTGATAATGACGGTGATTTAGATTTAGTAGTTAATAACGTAAACATGCAGTCGTTCATTTATAAGAACAGGACTAATGAATTGACCGACAATCATTATATAAAATTAAAATTTGAAGGTCAAGGCCAGAACCCATTTGCGGTGGGAGCCAGTATTAAAATGTACTACAAAGACCAAATCGTTTTGCAAGAACTGATTCCCTCACGAGGCTTTCAATCTTCCGTAGATTATGTGATGGATATTGGTCTGGGCGAGACCACAACTGTAGATTCTTTACGGGTTATTTGGCCTGATGATTATACACAGAAATTAGAGAATGTTTCCGCTGACCAGCTTTTGATTTTAAAAAGATCAGATGCCATAGAAAAATACGTTCCACAAAAGCAATCGAATAAAAAGACATTGCTAACCGAAATTACTAGCCAAAAATTGGCCTCACATAAAGAAGACACCTATCAAGATTTTGATTATGAGGGGTTAATTTCTAAGCTCATATCGCAAGAAGGTCCTGCTTTGGCAGTAGGCGATATAAATGGCGATGGCAATGAAGATATCTTCCTTGGAGGAGCAGACGGCCAAGCCGGCATATTATATACGCATTCAGGAAACGGGAAACTGACGAAAAAACCATTGAACTTTGATATCGATTTTGAAGATACCGCAGCGGCATTTTTTGATTCGGATGGTGATGGTGACCAAGATTTAGTTGTTGGTACTGGCGGTAACCAAATCAACCAAGAAAACACCTATAAACCGCGATTGTATCTTAATGATGGTAAAGGTAATTTCAGTAAATCTGAAGAAGAGCTGCCTTCGGCCTTTAAAAACATTTCAGTTATTTCACCTTACGATTTTGATCAGGATGGAGATATTGATTTATTTGTAGGTTCTAGAAGTGTTGTAGGTACTTACGGTGTTGACCCTGATCACCTATTTTTAGAAAACCAAGGAAGCGGGAAGTTTATAAATGCAACCGAAAGGCTGGCATACGACCTGAAAGATGCAGGCATGATTACTGATGCCGTTTGGGCCGATATAGATGGAGATGATAGGAAAGACTTACTTACGGTATCTGAATGGGGACGACCTGATATCTATAGAAATTCAGGTAGGCGCTTGAGTCGGCTTCCTTCCACGCTTGATAGCTTATACGGTTGGTGGAATACGGTAGAAGCTGTGGATTTAGATAATGATGGCGATATGGACTTGGTATTGGGTAACCAAGGCACAAACGTTCCTTATGAAGCCGATAAAGAACATCCTATGAAATTATGGATCAATGATTATGACAACAATGGAACGTTGGAACAGATCACTACTCGTGGGTTTGACGGAAAGGATTATCCCATCCATCAAAAAAAGGAACTGACCGGGCAAATTGTATCGTTAAAGAAGCAAAGCTTAAAAGCTTCCGAGTATGCTAAAAAGACAATAAACGAACTCTTCCCTAAAGAAATATTTGATCGTAGTATTGTTAAGGTAGCCAATACAATGTCATCCGTAATTGCCATAAATGAAGGTGGCGGCAAATTCACTATTAAAAAACTACCTGCGCGCGTTCAACTTTCTTGCGTTTGTGGTATTAGTTGTGCCGATGTCAATAAAGACGGAAACCTAGATTTAATTATGGCCGGAAACAATTTTGAATTTAAACCTCAATATTCACGTTTGGATGGCAGCTACGGGAACGTTCTTCTAGGTGATGGAAATCTCAACTTTAAATGGCAAGATTATAATACCAGTGGATTTTTTATTAAAAATGAGGTCAAACACCTGAAACAATTTAAAGACAAAAACGGCAAAATCTATCTCATTGCAGCCATAAATAATAGCGCACCAAAAATTTATGCAATAGACTAA
- a CDS encoding VCBS repeat-containing protein: protein MKKVLGFIWVWALSFLMNSCSEEKQETPVLFQKIEASETGIYFKNSLKNTPELNILNYLYYYNGAGVAAADFNNDGLVDLYFTANEGADHFYINKGNLKFKETSLKSGLNNTEGWTTGVTHVDINNDGLLDLYVCKVSNYKHLKGSNLLYINQGNDKDKNPIFKEESKKYGLDFSGFSTQAAFFDYDLDGDLDLFLLNHSVHPNRTYGKGDKRKKENPLSGDRLYKNENGKFINVSTEAKIFQGEIGYGLGIGISDVNNDGYPDIYVGNDFFENDYLYINQKDGTFEDIISTNSNKLGHTSHFSMGNDLADINNDGLTDIVSLDMLPENLETYKTSGLEFPYPTYQNYLRNGYAPQYMQNTLHLNLGNNNFGEIAHLAGISATEWSWGALLADYDNDGLKDLFVSNGIKGATNDMDFINFIANDNIQKRIEQGMTKEDMAFINEMPKKKVPNYFFKNKGDLTFENVSKSWSSGEDSYSNGSIYADLDNDGDLDIVVNNVGQEAFVLENTSNYTTENHFLKIDFKGSKNNPLGIGAKVIAYGNNTALSAENFVTRGYLSAVSPQLHLGIGKDSVLDSLTVIWPGGRFQIFKKLGTNQKLTINFSEASGNFYEKSEEFTPSILNNVPDFLGFFHKDSPTLEFNRSPLIPFANTNEGPNLSVTDINADGLEDILIGGAKGQASALFVQQQEGNFSPQQTALFEEDAINEDVSQVFFDADGDGDHDLIVVSGGNEFKSGKALQPRFYRNETGLFKKEDQQFTSVYINASKVGAVDFDNDGDEDIIITSDQVPHQFGVTPLQYIFENDGTGNFADVSETVGKAFREIGNVKEFVWKDLNGNGFQDLIVVGHWMPITIFYNDGKSLQLQDNPTLKNTNGWWNTIVTDDFDNDGDIDFVVGNWGLNSKFNASLSEPITLYNADFDNNGNMDPIVTHFQQHKETPFASKDELVKQLPYLNKQFLSYKDFAQASISNLFSKEKLTKSSQKKVYELRSSFYENDGVGNFTIKPLPAIAQASTIHDIAVEDFDNDGFKDLLIVGNTIEISTQLGRMDASHGLILRNTKEGGFERLSNQKFDVAGSARNIAKINVKNKEFYVIGMNNDVPIFLSKKSNE, encoded by the coding sequence ATGAAAAAAGTATTGGGTTTTATTTGGGTTTGGGCACTGTCCTTTTTAATGAATTCCTGCTCAGAAGAAAAGCAGGAAACCCCTGTCTTATTTCAAAAAATTGAAGCCTCAGAAACGGGAATATACTTTAAAAATTCTCTTAAAAATACTCCTGAACTTAATATTCTTAACTACCTCTACTACTATAACGGAGCTGGTGTTGCCGCAGCTGATTTTAATAACGACGGACTAGTAGATCTTTATTTTACAGCCAATGAAGGTGCAGACCATTTTTATATAAACAAGGGCAACTTAAAGTTCAAGGAAACAAGTTTAAAATCAGGCCTGAATAATACTGAAGGTTGGACTACCGGCGTAACCCACGTAGACATAAACAATGACGGCCTTCTAGATTTATACGTTTGCAAAGTAAGTAACTATAAGCATCTGAAAGGTTCTAATTTACTTTATATAAATCAAGGCAACGACAAAGATAAAAACCCCATTTTTAAGGAAGAATCAAAAAAATACGGTCTTGACTTTTCAGGATTTTCAACACAGGCTGCATTTTTTGATTATGACTTGGATGGTGATTTGGATCTATTTCTTCTCAATCACTCAGTGCACCCTAACAGAACCTATGGTAAGGGGGATAAAAGAAAGAAAGAAAATCCGTTATCGGGTGACCGACTTTATAAAAATGAAAACGGGAAGTTTATTAATGTTTCTACTGAAGCTAAAATTTTTCAAGGTGAGATTGGATATGGCCTTGGAATAGGCATAAGTGACGTTAACAATGACGGTTACCCAGACATTTATGTGGGTAATGACTTTTTTGAAAACGATTACCTCTACATCAATCAAAAAGATGGAACTTTTGAAGACATAATCTCAACTAATTCCAATAAATTAGGGCATACCTCCCACTTCTCAATGGGCAACGATTTGGCTGATATTAATAATGATGGCCTTACTGACATTGTTTCGTTAGACATGCTTCCAGAAAATCTTGAAACGTACAAAACATCTGGCCTAGAATTCCCCTACCCAACCTATCAAAACTATTTGCGCAACGGCTACGCACCACAATACATGCAGAATACACTTCACTTAAATCTGGGTAATAACAACTTTGGTGAAATAGCCCATCTTGCAGGTATTTCTGCCACCGAATGGTCTTGGGGAGCATTGCTGGCAGATTATGACAACGATGGATTGAAAGACCTTTTTGTTTCTAACGGTATTAAAGGCGCTACCAATGACATGGACTTCATAAACTTCATTGCTAACGACAATATTCAAAAACGTATTGAACAAGGCATGACCAAAGAAGATATGGCTTTTATTAACGAAATGCCAAAGAAAAAGGTGCCTAACTATTTTTTTAAGAATAAGGGCGATTTAACTTTTGAAAACGTATCAAAATCATGGTCTAGTGGAGAAGATAGCTATAGTAACGGCAGTATTTACGCGGATCTGGACAATGATGGTGATTTAGATATTGTGGTAAATAACGTTGGCCAAGAAGCTTTTGTTCTGGAAAATACTAGTAATTACACCACTGAAAACCATTTCCTAAAAATCGATTTTAAAGGAAGTAAAAATAACCCACTTGGAATTGGAGCTAAAGTCATTGCCTATGGTAACAACACAGCTTTAAGTGCTGAAAATTTTGTAACACGAGGTTACTTATCGGCTGTATCTCCACAACTACATTTGGGTATTGGTAAAGATTCAGTTTTGGATTCGCTAACAGTTATCTGGCCTGGCGGAAGATTTCAAATATTTAAAAAACTGGGTACTAATCAAAAATTGACTATCAACTTTTCAGAGGCTAGCGGTAATTTTTATGAAAAATCAGAAGAATTTACTCCCTCCATATTAAACAATGTGCCAGATTTTCTTGGTTTTTTCCATAAAGATAGCCCGACTCTTGAATTCAACCGAAGTCCGTTGATTCCTTTTGCGAATACTAATGAAGGCCCTAATCTTTCGGTTACCGATATTAATGCAGATGGTTTAGAGGATATTTTAATTGGTGGAGCAAAAGGCCAAGCTTCCGCTTTATTCGTTCAGCAACAAGAAGGAAATTTTTCACCACAACAAACTGCCCTTTTTGAAGAAGATGCTATAAATGAAGATGTATCTCAAGTCTTTTTTGATGCTGATGGAGACGGTGACCACGATTTAATTGTAGTTAGCGGGGGGAACGAATTTAAATCAGGCAAAGCATTGCAACCTCGTTTTTACAGAAATGAAACTGGGCTATTTAAAAAAGAAGATCAGCAGTTTACCAGCGTATATATAAATGCATCAAAAGTAGGCGCTGTAGATTTTGATAATGATGGTGATGAAGATATTATAATTACTTCCGATCAAGTTCCGCATCAATTTGGTGTTACACCTTTGCAATATATTTTTGAAAACGACGGTACTGGAAATTTTGCAGACGTATCCGAAACTGTCGGCAAGGCTTTCCGAGAAATAGGCAATGTAAAAGAGTTTGTCTGGAAAGATTTAAATGGCAATGGCTTTCAAGATCTCATTGTAGTAGGCCATTGGATGCCTATAACCATTTTTTACAATGATGGAAAATCATTACAACTTCAAGATAACCCCACATTGAAAAATACAAATGGATGGTGGAATACGATTGTTACCGATGATTTTGACAATGATGGCGATATTGATTTTGTTGTCGGAAACTGGGGTCTTAACAGCAAGTTTAACGCATCTTTATCTGAACCAATTACACTCTATAATGCTGATTTTGACAATAACGGAAACATGGACCCTATTGTCACTCATTTTCAACAACATAAAGAAACTCCGTTTGCCTCAAAAGACGAATTAGTCAAACAACTGCCTTATTTGAATAAACAATTCTTATCGTACAAAGACTTTGCCCAAGCTTCTATTTCTAACCTGTTCTCAAAAGAGAAATTGACAAAATCTAGCCAAAAAAAGGTCTATGAATTGCGAAGTTCATTTTACGAAAACGATGGAGTTGGTAATTTTACTATAAAACCACTTCCAGCTATTGCACAAGCTTCCACAATTCATGATATTGCAGTAGAAGACTTTGACAATGATGGATTTAAAGACCTTTTAATAGTAGGTAACACAATTGAAATCAGCACGCAATTGGGAAGAATGGATGCTTCACATGGTCTAATTTTACGCAATACCAAAGAGGGCGGTTTTGAGCGTTTAAGCAACCAAAAATTTGATGTTGCAGGTTCAGCAAGAAACATTGCTAAAATTAATGTAAAAAACAAAGAGTTCTATGTCATTGGAATGAACAATGACGTCCCCATTTTCTTATCAAAAAAAAGTAACGAATAG